A region of Neovison vison isolate M4711 chromosome 7, ASM_NN_V1, whole genome shotgun sequence DNA encodes the following proteins:
- the LOC122914494 gene encoding olfactory receptor 5B17-like yields MKNNTEVKEFILLGLTNAPELQGPLFLMFTLIYLVTLIGNLGMIMLILLDSRLHIPMYFFLSNLSLVDFCYSSTVTPKVMAGLLIGDKVISYNACAMQMFFFVFFATVENYLLAAMAFDRYAAVCKPLHYTTTMTTGVCARLAIGSYVFAFLTAAIDIRDTFSLSFCMSNVVHHFFCDIPAVMTLTCSDKDINELILMLISSFNIFFALFIILISYMFIFITVLKIQSGEGYQKALSTCAFHLVAVSLFYGTVIVMYLQPSSHHSMDTDKIASVFYTMVIPMLNPIVYSLRNKEVKNAIKKSFEKTRYSSGLIF; encoded by the coding sequence ATGAAGAATAACACAGAGGTGAAAGAATTCATCCTGCTGGGACTAACCAATGCCCCAGAGTTACAGGGTCCTCTCTTTCTAATGTTTACCCTCATCTACCTCGTCACTCTGATTGGGAACCTGGGGATGATCATGCTGATCCTGCTGGACTCTCGTCTGCACAttcccatgtatttcttcctcagTAACCTGTCGCTGGTGGACTTCTGTTACTCCTCAACAGTCACTCCCAAGGTCATGGCTGGATTACTTATAGGAGACAAGGTCATCTCCTACAATGCATGTGCTATGCAGATGttcttttttgtattctttgcaaCTGTGGAAAACTACCTCTTAGCTGCAATGGCTTTTGACCGCTATGCAGCAGTGTGTAAACCCCTCCATTACACCACCACCATGACGACAGGTGTGTGTGCTCGTCTGGCCATAGGCTCTTATGTCTTTGCTTTTCTAACTGCTGCTATTGATATTAGAGATACATtcagtctctctttctgtatGTCCAATGTGGTCCATCATTTTTTCTGTGATATTCCAGCAGTCATGACTCTGACTTGCTCAGACAAAGACATTAATGAGTTGATTCTCATGCTTATCTCAAGCTTTAATATCTTTTTTGCCCTTTTTATAATCTTGATTTCCTACATGTTCATATTTATCACTGTTTTGAAGATACAGTCAGGTGAGGGATACCAAAAGGCTTTATCTACCTGTGCTTTTCACCTTGTTGCAGTTTCCTTGTTTTATGGGACAGTCATTGTCATGTACTTACAACCAAGTTCCCATCATTCCATGGACACTGACAAAATTGCATCTGTGTTCTATACTATGGTCATCCCAATGCTGAACCCTATTGTGTATAGCTTGAGGAACAAAGAGGTCAAGAATGCTATAAAGAAGAGTTTTGAGAAGACAAGATATTCTTCAGGTTTAATCTTCTAG
- the LOC122914493 gene encoding olfactory receptor 5B17-like — MKNNTEVTDFILLGLTNAPELQGPLFIMFTLIYLITLVGNLGMTMLILLDSRLHTPMYFFLSNLSLVDFCYSSTVTPKVMAGLLTGDKIISYKARASQMFLFAVFATVENYLLASMAYDRYTAVCKPLHYTTTMTKGVCARLAIGSYACGVLNASINVGDTFTLSFCMSNVVHHFFCDIPAVMALSCSDKHISELILVFISSFNVFFALFVIFISYLFILITILKIQSGGGYQKALSTCASHLVTVSIFYGTVIVMYLQPSSHHSMDMDKIASVFYTMVIPMLNPVVYSLRNKEVKNAFRKVVEKAKYSLGVVYE; from the coding sequence ATGAAGAATAACACAGAGGTGACTGATTTCATCCTGCTGGGACTAACCAATGCCCCAGAGCTGCAGGGTCCTCTCTTTATAATGTTCACCCTCATTTACCTCATCACTCTGGTTGGGAACCTGGGGATGACCATGCTGATCTTGCTGGATTCTCGTCTCCACACTCCTATGTACTTCTTCCTCAGTAATCTGTCTCTGGTAGACTTTTGTTACTCCTCAACAGTCACTCCCAAGGTCATGGCTGGGCTCCTTACAGGGGACAAGATCATCTCCTACAAAGCACGTGCTTCCCAGATGTTCCTTTTTGCAGTCTTTGCCACTGTGGAAAATTACCTCTTAGCCTcaatggcctatgaccgctacaCAGCAGTGTGTAAACCCCTCCATTATACCACCACAATGACAAAAGGTGTATGTGCACGTCTTGCCATAGGTTCTTATGCCTGTGGTGTCTTAAATGCCTCTATAAATGTTGGAGATAccttcaccctctccttctgtaTGTCCAATGTGGTTCATCACTTTTTCTGTGATATTCCAGCAGTCATGGCTCTGTCTTGTTCTGATAAACACATCAGTGAACTCATTCTTGTTTTTATCTCAAGCTTTAATGTCTTTTTTGCACTTTTTGTTATCTTTATTTCCTATCTGTTCATACTTATAACCATTTTGAAGATACAGTCAGGTGGGGGATACCAGAAGGCTTTATCTACCTGTGCTTCTCACCTTGTTACAGTTTCCATATTTTATGGGACAGTCATCGTCATGTACTTACAGCCAAGTTCCCATCATTCCATGGACATGGACAAAATTGCATCTGTGTTCTATACTATGGTCATCCCCATGCTAAACCCTGTGGTCTACAGCTTGAGGAACAAAGAGGTCAAGAATGCGTTCAGGAAGGTTGTTGAAAAGGCAAAATATTCTCTAGGTGTAGTCTATGAGTGA